ACTTTTTGTTGACGCTCGTCTCGCTCAATAATCACTAGACTTAAagacgtttaaaaaaaaaaaacactaaaaattatttgtaatgttttcaaTTAAGTGATAAATAAGAACAGTTGTCAAACTTTCAGCCAAAGAACGAAAAGTGCTCGCTACTGTTCCCATGGTTACAAGCTCAGTAATTTTGTGGTGGATCAAAAAGACGgaactatctttttttttttttaaataaaaggccCAAATGTAAGAAAGGTATTTTCTTCCGCCATTCATTTGACAGCTCTTTTGCCTTCGACTGTCGAAGTTCAAACGCGTTTCGTAATTTCGATCGATCATTATCAGTCGTGTTGATCAATTATGTTTGGCATCACTGATTTTTACAATTCTGTTATCTATTCTGTTACTAAGTTGTTCCGAAtaagtttatttcttctgtaggacacacacacacaaaaaaagatattttgatgtTGGTTACCAAACAGTTGGCCTTGACTTCCATGGTATTGCTACTGGCAACTGTTTGTttctattctaaaatatataaaagcaaTTCTAACAAATCCCTGCtgacaaaaacaatagaaaccatcaccgaaaattctaatggtttccactacaaataccattacaaacacaacttttaaccattaaaaaaaatgggtttctgtagtgtgttttgggagatattaggatttattggttttaacaagccaccaataagAAGGCGACCATTACCAATAGAAAGGcccattacagtttccagtaaaaccaatacaagtcccattataaccagtaaaaccattacaaactttgtaatggtgtctattgttttttttttttttttcattaaacttAAGGGGAGTTAATCAATATTGCAAGTATTTTAGagacttttagatatttaatgAGTTTAAATGAGTGACTCATAGGACCTATACGCATTGTAAGACATGGCCTATTTACAGTGGCATTTCTATAACATTTGGGCTTATGCTCTGTAAAAGTCAGAGAAACAGTTATCTAACTCAAAGATTATATATCATTTGGAGTCACAAGATAACAATTAATCAGTCTACTGTTTGCAATCTAATCAACTATGCTTTTGAAGGCATCCCCCACTTCCAACAGGACTATACTAAGTCTTTTTATTTGcattcagattttattttgagCAGTCACATGTTCACCTGGAATGCTGACCCACAACAAAGACTGACCCTTACAGGCATACCATTGTTACAGCTTTAGACATTTCACCTGTTCATCAAAAGGAGAAGATGAAATTTTCAGCCTGCTTTTAATGCCTGCCAAGAACAAAAGGTAATAAATAACCATGATGACGGCTGCCCTCTACAGCGATGGCTATCTGCCACTGCTTTCCTAGCAGCATAATGCTGCCACGCTTTTCACTTCTATGTATAGCCGGTTCTATTCTTGTAGTTGTTAGTAGTAGTACAAACACTGCACGCTCGGTCAAATGCATCTCCCTTGCTTTAGAGAACACAATGGTGCTGTGAATGTCTTCAAAGACACGTTTGACTCTGCAGAAGTGTGTATGTGTAGATGAAAATGACCGGAGGTAACTTGATGGAGACGAGCAGCTGTGCTGGCACAGAGATCAACGTGAGGAAGACGCTTTACCAGCCGATGGGTTTCACAAGAACAATAGTGAAAGTGAGATTTGGTGAAAGTGTCTTTACGGTGGACAGAAGCCTCCTGGAGCAGCATTGTGAATACTTTCGAGCTCTTTTCCAATCTGGGATGAAGGAATGCATGGAGGATGAGATTAGTCTTCAGGAGCCCAGTGTTCATGGCTTCCTGGTAGCCCTCCGTGTGATACATGGCGAAAGACCCATGTTGAGCGCTGATGAAATTGTTGACGCCATCCAATGTGCCGCGTTCCTTCAGATAGAGCTTCTAACTGAGCATCTCATCGATGTTATCAATTCAGACAACTGTCTTCTAATGTATCACACAGCGGCTACTTTTGGGTTATTGAAGCTTTTCAAAAGCTCAGCTTTGTTCATTCACGACATCTATGTAGACCTCAAAGAAGATGTGAAGTGCTTGCCAGGGGATTTGATTGAATATGTGGAGTCTCTTGTTCCTAGTACGTACATCACCGTCAGCTCTCATTCGCCAACCATCAAGCTATTGCAGGACTTCATGAGGACCGTTTGTTACCTTGATGAGGATGAGAAAGACTGGAAGGTTCTTACTCACTTGCCTCTCAACGCCAGCACCACCATGGCAGGAGTTACGGTTTTAGACAACAAGCTCTACATTGTCGGAGGAGTCTATGATATTTCCAATAAGGTTGTGGATTCTGGTTTCTGCTATGATGTTTCTACAGACACTTGGAGCACATTTTCCAGCCCTCAGCAACTTCGCTACAACTGTACTTTGGTAGGCCATGTGGGTGACCTTTATATCATCGGCGGAGAGTTTGAGAAGACAGTAATGTCCTCTGTGGAGAAGTACAAAGTCTCTTCGGATACCTGGAGCTTTGTTGCTCATCTTCCAAGACCTGCATCTGCCATCGCTTGCGCCAAAGCCATGAGAAGACTATTCATCTGCCTTTGGAAACCTAAAGACGCTACTGAGATTTACGAGTATGTCACAAACAAAGATGAATGGGTGTTAATCACGACACTCGTTCGGCATCAAAGTTACGGACACTGCATGGTGGCCCACAGGGACAATCTGTATGTCATGAGGAACGGGCCATCTGATGATTTTTTGAGATGCGTGATGGATTGCTACAATCTGACCTCAGGTCAGTGGACGGCCATGCCCGGGCAGTACGAGAACAGTAAGGGGGCTTTGTTTACCGCGGTAGTGCGAGGTGACTCTGTGTTCACGGTCAACCGCAGAGCGACGGTGGAATACGCCATCGAGGACAACAAATGGAGGACGAAAAaagaaatgactggatttccaAGAATCGGCTCCATGTGGACGTTCCTCTTGAGATTGCCAAAGCAAAGCAGAGTGCTTTTAGAAAAGAAAGATAATGGAGTTGAGATCTCCTGTGGCCCCAGCTCAAGTGCTTCTGTACATTGTGTTGACTGAGCTGAGTGTATTAAAAATAGCGGTAAATGCTATGTAACAACGGATTCCTAGAATTGACATTAGCTTAcctcaaatattttaattggcagaaaaagagaaaggtTGCAGGTGGGTCttgcattttttgtattattacttcagaaaaaaaagaggtAAGTGGCTGCTTGTAGACTAAATAAACAGGCACAACAAAgttcatcctgttcaaaagttgaAAAATGACGTAAAAGCTCATAACTTTCTTGAAGTGATATTTCAGAGAGGAATCATCCTCACGTAATATTTGCTGTCCCAATTTATGAACACTTTACACTTGTACTAGacatcaaatgaataaaaaatttgaattaatttacttttcagtattttattttatttttttactatgcattatactgttcaaaagtctcGTATGCTAAttaaggctgaatttatttgatcaaaaatacaataaaaaaacattgtgaaatattattacaattcaaaatagctgttttctatttgaatatattttaaaatgtaattgattttcagcatcattgctccagtcttcagtgtcacatgatacttcagaaatcattctgataatGCTGATTTTCTGGGCaagaatgatttattaatgttgaatacagttgtgctgcttaatttttttttttctttttctagaAACCAAgattctttttttcaggattcattgatgaacagaaagttcaaaagaataacaTTAATCTGAAAAAgataaatgtcactttttaagtgttacttttgataaatttaatgcaaaaactcatactgaccccaaacttttgagagGTAGTTTACATATTTGGAAATACAAAACGGCTATCAGTAATTCTTTAAGCAATAGTATATGTATTCAACCTTACAAACCTACATTGTTCTTTGTGAAACTAGTTCAAAATTTCAAGCCTCTCTTTCCTTCATCAAATCAGTCCAATCAATTAGTTAACTGcagtttattttgtgttcaatttaaataacttttaacTATTCACACACTGCCAGAATAACACAGACCAGTTGGAGGCAAATGTGAGATGTGATTAATGGAAAACGAACAGGCCCTATAAATCTTCATGACTGTATTACACATGATTGATGGTCATTACAGTATATGTTGCCATGGCCACATAAGACCAAAATATAGAAACATATCCTGTTTTTATATCAAACACGCCATCTGTAAAATTCAATCCCTGGTGTACCCATACCAGAAGTGCCGGGGTCAGACAAGGCCGCAAGGAAAGAGCGCAGAACCTTGAAGACTGTGAGAGAAAGTTTAAGATCAGCTGGGAGGAGAAACATGATCATCAGAAATGATACTTTATTCATACAATCATTTATGACCTCATGAACCGGTAAGA
The sequence above is a segment of the Onychostoma macrolepis isolate SWU-2019 chromosome 07, ASM1243209v1, whole genome shotgun sequence genome. Coding sequences within it:
- the kbtbd13a gene encoding kelch repeat and BTB domain-containing protein 13, whose product is MKMTGGNLMETSSCAGTEINVRKTLYQPMGFTRTIVKVRFGESVFTVDRSLLEQHCEYFRALFQSGMKECMEDEISLQEPSVHGFLVALRVIHGERPMLSADEIVDAIQCAAFLQIELLTEHLIDVINSDNCLLMYHTAATFGLLKLFKSSALFIHDIYVDLKEDVKCLPGDLIEYVESLVPSTYITVSSHSPTIKLLQDFMRTVCYLDEDEKDWKVLTHLPLNASTTMAGVTVLDNKLYIVGGVYDISNKVVDSGFCYDVSTDTWSTFSSPQQLRYNCTLVGHVGDLYIIGGEFEKTVMSSVEKYKVSSDTWSFVAHLPRPASAIACAKAMRRLFICLWKPKDATEIYEYVTNKDEWVLITTLVRHQSYGHCMVAHRDNLYVMRNGPSDDFLRCVMDCYNLTSGQWTAMPGQYENSKGALFTAVVRGDSVFTVNRRATVEYAIEDNKWRTKKEMTGFPRIGSMWTFLLRLPKQSRVLLEKKDNGVEISCGPSSSASVHCVD